From the Tribolium castaneum strain GA2 chromosome 2, icTriCast1.1, whole genome shotgun sequence genome, one window contains:
- the LOC103314367 gene encoding histidine protein methyltransferase 1 homolog, whose protein sequence is MFKFGFSSDDPQEKTAVSTEQGLNWLESYQIRPENVTITGLSPNSCLCGEFDVKFVSNRDVLSVLEQGGTNSLLSAEKNHSDLIPAVYEGGLKVWECTFDLVDFLVEQKIDFGGKDVLDLGCGAGIAGILACLKGARTVFQDYNIEVIESLTIPNVYLNGLDLANCAFFCGDWGSFLDLQLKSAARKYDFILTSETIYNTNNYKKILSIFKQLLKPTGMIFLAAKYHYFGVGGGIPQFEDLLKMEDVFTHTICWQNSSGVKRAIIKISFKN, encoded by the exons ATGTTTAAGTTTGGTTTTTCGAGCGATGATCCTCAGGAAAAAACGGCTG TTTCGACTGAACAAGGGTTAAATTGGCTCGAAAGTTACCAAATTCGCCCCGAAAACGTGACTATAACTGGCTTGAGCCCGAATTCGTGTCTTTGTGGCGAATTTGACGTTAAGTTTGTATCAAATAGGGATGTTTTGAGTGTTTTGGAACAGGGGGGCACTAATTCCCTTCTAAGCGCTGAAAAAAACCATTCTGATTTAATTCCTGCTGTGTATGAAG GGGGGCTGAAGGTCTGGGAATGCACCTTTGACTTGGTGGATTTTTTAGtcgaacaaaaaattgattttgggGGCAAGGACGTTCTGGATTTGGGCTGTGGGGCTGGTATTGCGGGGATTTTGGCTTGTTTGAAGGGGGCACGGACAGTTTTTCAAGATTAT aatattgAAGTGATAGAATCGCTGACGATTCCCAACGTTTATTTAAACGGCTTAGATTTGGCCAATTGTGCGTTTTTTTGTGGCGATTGGGGCTCATTTCTCGACCTACAACTCAAAAGTGCGGCTAGGAAGtacgattttattttaacatcaGAGACAATCTACAACAcaaacaattataaaaaaatattgagcaTCTTTAAACAGTTATTAAAACCAACTGGAATGAT ttttttggCAGCCAAGTACCACTACTTTGGTGTGGGGGGCGGAATCCCCCAATTCGAAGACTTGTTAAAAATGGAAGACGTTTTCACCCACACGATATGTTGGCAAAACTCTAGCGGTGTAAAACgggcaataataaaaatttctttcaaaaactaa
- the LOC660386 gene encoding pyridoxine/pyridoxamine 5'-phosphate oxidase — protein MDISAIRTNYNDRTNLFLEEDIEVKEPFHLFEKWFSIVRNNPTVVEPNAMCLSTATKSGIPSARFVLCKGYSKEGFRFFTHYTSRKGQELEENPNCALTFYWAFCNRSVRIEGHVEKLPFSAADEYFHSRPYQSQIGALCSNQSKPIVNRNVLANKEQELKGLYGEGQVPRPPQWGGYIVRPHTIEFWQGQTDRIHDRIRFKKGVQADGVLTHEGAEGWVYERLAP, from the exons ATGGATATTAGTG CAATTAGGACGAATTACAACGACAgaaccaatttatttttggaggAAGATATCGAAGTCAAGGAACCGTTTCATTTATTCGAAAAATGGTTCAGCATCGTAAGAAATAACCCAACAGTGGTTGAACCAAACGCTATGTGTTTATCAACCGCCACcaa aagtGGCATTCCGTCAGCTCGTTTCGTGTTATGTAAAGGCTACAGTAAGGAAGGCTTCCGTTTTTTCACACATTACACGAGCCGAAAAGGCCAGGAATTG GAGGAAAACCCGAATTGTGCGTTAACTTTCTATTGGGCGTTTTGTAACCGATCT GTCCGTATCGAGGGCCACGTGGAAAAATTGCCCTTTTCAGCCGCCGATGAATATTTTCACAGCCGGCCCTACCAAAGCCAAATTGGGGCCCTTTGTAGCAACCAGAGCAAGCCGATTGTGAACCGGAACGTTCTCGCTAATAAAGAACAAGAGTTGAAGGGGCTGTACGGCGAGGGGCAAGTGCCACGGCCCCCACAATGGGGCGGGTACATCGTGCGCCCCCATACCATCGAATTCTGGCAAGGTCAGACGGACCGTATCCACGACCGGATCAGGTTCAAGAAGGGGGTGCAAGCTGATGGGGTTTTGACCCATGAAGGGGCCGAGGGATGGGTTTATGAAAGACTAGCACcttag